The DNA window CCCGCGTGTTGCCCTCGTCGAGGCGGTGGAAGGTCACCACCCCGGCCTGCCGGGTGCCGCCGGTGGAGTGCCAGGCGACCCGTTCGTCCGGGAGCTGCTCGGTGATCTCGGCGTCGAACTCCCGCTTGACCCCGGCGATCTCGACCGTCCAGTGGGTCATCGTGTCGGTCACCTGCCGGACCTCCTGCACCCCCTCCATGAAATGCGGGAACTCCTCGAACTGGGTCCACTGGTCGTACGCCGTCCGGATCGGGACGGCCACGTCCACGTGCTCGGTGACACCGCTCATCGGCACTGCTCCCTCCTGCGTCGGTGCTCCGTTCGGGTCGGGGGCGACCCGGGTCACCAGCGCGTCGTCTCGTTCTTGTTTCCGAGCGCGGCCCACACCTCCGACACCGTCTGGTAGACCGTGTCCGGCGGCAGGCCCCGCAGGCCGGCGACCACGTCGTCCGGCGCGTCGTTGGCGAGCGCGTTCGCGACCAGCATCTCCCGGTCGCCCGGCAGGGCCGCCATCGTGATGAACCGCCCGAGCCGGCTGCGCTCCTCCACGTCCCGGGAGCTCATCCCCTTCGGGGCGCCGCTGCGCAGCTCGCCCGCCGGCGCCGTGGTGGCCTCCGGCTGGTCCTCGCCCGCCGGCTCCGGCACACGGGACTCGTCGACCCGGGAACCGCCGGTCCCCGGCCCCTGCACGAGGCCGCTGACCTCCTGGCTCATCTGCTCGTCCACCCTGGGGGCGTGCTTGCTGCTGCCACGTTCCATGCCTTCTGCGCTACCCGAGGGGGCCGCCGGTAAACCGGACCGCGAGGCCGGGCGAATGGCTGGGGAGTGGCCGGGGCCTGATCGGGATGGCGCGGCTGCCGCTGGCGGGGTGGTCAGGAGGCGGCCGGGGCCTGATCGGGATGGCGCGGCTGCCGCTGGCGGGGTGGTCAGGAGGCGGCCGGGGCCTGATCGGGATGGCGCGGCTGCCGCTGGCGGGGTGGTCAGGAGGCGGCCGGGGCTCGGGGCGGCAGCACGGGCTCCGTCGGGTCGGGGTCGCCGGCCTGGAGCGCCCGCCCCCGCTGCAGCTCGGCGTTGATCTGCACGCCGAGCATCAGCGCCGAGTTGGACAGGTAGAGCCAGACCAGGAACGCGATCACCGCGCCGAGGCTGCCGTAGGTCACGTCGTACGAGCCGAAGTTGGCCACGTACAGGCCGAAACCGAAGGAGGCGAGCGCCCAGGCGAGCAGGGCCACCGCCCCTCCGGGGGTGAGCCAGCGGAACCGCGGCTGCCGCACGTTCGGGGCGATCCAGAACAGCAGCGACAGCAGCACCATCATCACCGCGGCCAGCGCCGGCCACTTCGCGACGCTCCACGCCGTACGGGCCAGGCCCCCGGCGTGCAGCAGGTCGCCCACCGCGTCGGTGACCGGGCCGCTGACGATCAGCCCGGTGGCCACCACGGCGAGCAGCACCAGCGACACGGCGGCCAGGCCGATCTGCAGCGGCCGCAGCCGCCAGAACGGCCGGCCCTCCTCGACGCCGTAGATGGCGTTGGAGGCCCGGGTGAACGCGCCGATGAACCCGGACGCCGACCACAGCGCCCCGAGCAGGCCGAAGCTGAGCAGGGCCGACGTGCCGCCGCGCTGGTCCACCACGCCCCGCACCACGCCGACGAACGCGTCGTTGCCGACCACCGACCCGGCGCCGAGGTCCCGGGCCAGGCCGATGACGGTGTCCACCGTCCGCTCGCCGTCGGAAACCAGCCCGACCAGGGCGACCACCACGATCGCGGACGGGAAGAGCGCGAGCACCCCGTAGTAGGTGAGCGCGGCGGCCCAGTCCGCGCAGTTGTCCTTGACGAAGTTGCGCCCGCCGCGCACCAGCACGCCGCGCCAGGTGCGCCAGCTCAACTGGCGCACCCGCCGGGGGAGTCGTACCCGTGGCCCGCCGGGCGCGGTGCCCGGTTCCGTCGTCGTCGCCATGCCCGCCCCCTGAAACCCCGGTCGCCCGCTCGTCGGCGGCGCGCTCGCCCGGCCCGGCCGGTACCCGGCGGCCCAGCCGCCCGCCTCGCCTGGCCCGGCCGGTACCCGGCCCCGGAAACCGACAAACCCGCGAACGGGCCGGGGCGTCCGGTTTGCCGGTGCGGCCTGGGGGAACGGTGAATCCGAAGAGACGTCGGACGACAGGAGGAGACATGCCTGGGCGCGAGGTACTGCCCAGCACGCTGCGCCGCTCCCCGGAGAAGGCGCAGCGCACCTGGGCGAAGACGCACGACTCGGCGGTGGAGACCTACGGCGAGGGGCAGCGGGCGCACCGCACCGCGTTCGCCGCGTTGAAGCACGAGTTCGAGAAGGTGGGCGACCACTGGGAGCCCAAGGGACGCAAGGGCCCCAGCGACCGTCAGGCGGCCGGCGGCGGCCCGGCCCGGCGGGCCCCCACGGCGGCGGGCGTGGACGCCAACGCGCCGAAGGAGCACCTGATGAAGGTGGCCCGCAGGCTCGACGTCCGCGGCCGCTCGAAGATGAACAAGCCGGAGCTGGTCAAGGCCATCCAGAAGGCCAACGACCGGCAGACCCGCAAGGCCCGGGGCGACTGACCGAGGCTCGCCCGGCGCGGGGTCGTCACCAGTGACCCCCGCCGGGGGCCTCGACGTGCACCGCCTTCGTGGCGGTGAACTCGTCGAGCAGCTCCGGCCCGTAGCCGTAGCCGTGGCCGCTGGCCCGGCGCGGGTGGGCGGCCCCGCCGGGGGCCCCGCCGAACACGGCGTTGACCTTGACGGTGCCGACCGGCAGCTCCCGCCAGGCCCGCTGCGCGTGGCTCATCGAGCCGGTGAGGACCGTCGCGGCCAGCCCGTACGGGGAGTCGGCCGCGCACCGCAGCGCCTCGCTGAACGAGTCGACCACGATCACCGGGGCGACCGGCCCGAAGGTCTCCTCCCGGGCGAGGGCCATCTCGTGCCGGCACTCGGTCACCACGGTCGCCGGGTAGAACGCGCCGGGGCCGTCCGGCAGCGTGCCGCCGGTGCGGAGCCTGGCCCCCTCGGCCACCGCCGCCGTCACCTGGCCGTGCACGTGGTCGCGGTGCCGCCGGTCCACCAGCGGCCCGAGCTGCGTCTCCGGGGCCCGGCCCGGGCCCGTCCGCAGCGACTCGGCCCGCCCCACCAGCGCCGCCACGAAGTCCTCGGCCACGTCCCGGTGCGCGTAGATCCGCTCCACCGCCACGCAGATCTGCCCCGCGTTGGCGAACGCGCCCAGCGCCGCCTGCTCGGCGGCCCAGACCGGGTCCACGTCGGCGTCGACGATCAGCGGGTCGCTGCCGCCGTTCTCCAGCAGCGCCTTCGCTCCGGTGCGGGCCGCCGCCGCGGCGATCGCGCGGCCGGTCGTCGTCGAACCGACGTGCGCCACCACGTCGACCTCGCTCCCGGCGAGCGCCGCCCCCACCTCGCCGCCGCCGGTGAGCAGCGACAGCACCCCGGCGGGCAGGGCCGCGTCCAGCGCCCGGGCCAGCAGCCAGCCCGTCGCCGGAGTCCGCTCGCTCGGCTTGTACAGCACGACGTTGCCGGTGACCAGGGCCGCGCCGAGCAGCCCGCAGGAGACCGCCACCGGGTCGTTCCAGGGGGTGATGGCGGCGACCACGCCGCGCGGCTGCGGGGTCATGAAGTCGATCGCGTCGCCCGCGCCGAGCAGGGTCCGGCCGCCGCGCACCGGGGCCAGCTCGGCGTACTGGCGCAGGGTGCCGAGGCCCGCCGCGACGCCGCCCCGGGCGTCCGCGAGGGGCTTGCCCATCTCGGCGGTGACCGCCTCGGCCAGTTCCTCGGCGACGGCCGCCACCGCGTCCACGGCCCGCGCCAGGGCGGCGGCCCGCTCCGCCGGGTCCGTCGCGGCCCACTCCGCCGCCGCGTCCCGCGCGGCCTCCACCGCCTTGCCGACCTCATCCGCCGTCGCCACCGGCACGGTGCTGACCGGGGTGCCGTCGGCCGGGTCGTGTACCACCAGTTCGCCGCCCTGGCCGCCCGCGCCCCACACTCCGCCGATGAGCTGCGCCACGTTGTACATGCGGCGGGGATGCCCCGGCGTCCGCCCGGCAAACGCGTTTCGCCGGGTGACCGGCAGGGTAGCCGGATCGGATGAACTCGACCGGCGCCCCGACCGGCGCGGAGAGCGCGGACGCCGTCGTCGTCGGGGCGGGGCACAACGGGCTGGTCGCCGCCAACCTGCTGGCCGACGCCGGCTGGGACGTGCTGGTGCTGGAGGCCACGGGCGCGCCGGGCGGGGCGGTGCGCTCGGCCGAGGTGACCGCCCCCGGTTACCTCAGCGACCTGTACAGCTCCTTCTACCCCCTCGGGTACGCCTCCCCGGTGCTGGCCGCCCTGGACCTCGACCGGTACGGCCTGACCTGGACCCACGCGCCCGACGTGCTGGCCCACCTGCTGCCCGACGGGCGGGCGGCGGTGCTCAACCGGGACCCCGACGCCACCGCCGCCTCGCTGGCGGAGTTCGCCCCGGCCGACGGCGAGCACTGGCACCACGCGTACGCCGAGTGGTGCCGGGTGGCCGGGCCCCTGCTGTCGGCCGTCACCAGTCCGTTCCCGCCCGTACGGGGCGGGGTCGGCCTGCTGCGCCGGCTGCGGGTCGGCGGGGCGCTGCGGCTGGCCCGCCGGCTGCTGGTTCCGGCGCGCAGGCTCGGCGACGAACTCTTCGACGGCGAGGGCGGCCCGCTGCTGCTGGCGGGCTGCGCCCTGCACACCGACCTCTCCCCTGAGGAGGCCGGCTCCGGGGTGTACGGCTGGCTGCTGGCCATGCTCGGCCAGCAGGTCGGCTGGCCGGTGCCCGTCGGCGGGGCCCAGCGGATCACCGACGCGCTGGTGGCCCGGCTCGCCGAGCGGGGCGGGCGGATCCGGTACGGCGCGCGGGTCGAGCGGGTGCTCACCGCCCGCGGCCGGGCCATGGGCGTCCGCACCGTCGGCGGCGCCGCCTGGCGGGCCCGCAGGGCGGTGCTCGCCGACATCCCGGCGCCGGCGCTCTACCTGGACCTGGTGGGCCCGGCCGCGTTGCCGCCCCGGCTGGTGGAGGACCTGGCGCACTTCCGGTGGGACGGTTCGACGCTCAAGGTCGACTGGGCGCTGTCCGGGCCGGTGCCCTGGACGAACCCGGCGGTGGCCGGCGCCGGCACGGTGCACGTCGGTGCGGACCTCGACGGCCTGACCACGTACGCCGCCGGGCTGGCCCGTGGCGAGGTGCCGGAGCACCCGTTCCTGCTGGTGGGGCAGATGACCGTGGCGGACCCGAGCCACTCGCCGGCCGGCACCGAGTCGCTCTGGTCGTACACCCACCTGCCGTTCCGTCGCACCTGGCGGGCGGAGGAGGTCGGCGCGCACGTCGAGCGGATGGAGGAGGTGCTGGAGGCCGCCGCCCCCGGCTTCCGCGACCGGATCGTCGGGCGGCACGTCGCCGGTCCGGCCGACCTGGAACGGGGCGACCCGAGCCTGGTCGGTGGGGCGATCGGCGGCGGCACCGCCGCCGCGTACCAGCAGTTGTTCCTGCGGCCGATCCCCGGCCTGGGCCGCGCGGACACCCCGGTCGACCGGCTGTACCTCGCCAGTTCGTCGGCGCACCCGGGCGGCGGCGTGCACGGAGCGCCGGGCGCGAACGCCGCGCGGGCCGCGCTGGCCCGCGCCCGCCCCGTCACGGGCCCCCTGTACGCCCGCACGATCGCCGCCGCCCACGACGCGATCTACCGCTGACGCCACCGCGATCTTGCACTTTCCGCCCCGGCAAACCGGGCGAACAGCCCATATCGGGGGCCGAAAGTGCAAGATCGCGGAAGGGGAATCAGCGGTGGATGTTGCGGTGGCGGGTGCGGAGCATGAACGGCATGAGGGCGCTCTCGATCTTGGTGGCGGTGGTCATCTTGGAGATGCCGTCGCGGCGCTCCTCGAAGCGGATCGGCACCTCCAGGATGGTGTGCCCGAGCTTCGTGGCCAGGTAGTGCATCTCCACCTGGAAGCTGTAGCCGTTCGACTGGACCCGGTCCAGGCCGATGTCGCGCAGCGCGTCGGCCCGCCAGATCTTGAAGCCGGCGGTGAGGTCGCGGATGCGTACCCGCAGCAGGGTGTGCACGTAGAGGTTGGCCCAGCCGCTGAGCGCGCGGCGGTACAGCGGCCACGCCTCGTCCAGCTCGCCACCGGGGACGTACCGGGAGCCGATCACCACTCCGGCCCGGGTGGACAGCAGCGCGCCGAGCATGCCCGGCAGCGCCTCCGGCGGGTGGGACAGGTCCGCGTCCATCTGGGCCACGTACTCCGCCCCGCCGTCGAGCGCGCGGCCGATGCCGTCCACGTACGCCCGGCCGAGGCCCTCCTTGCCGGCCCGGTGCACGACCTCGACCCGGTCGGGGTGCTCAATGGCGAGCTTGTCGGCGACCTCGCCCGTGCCGTCCGGGGAGTTGTCGTCGGCGACCAGCACCTTCAGGCCGGGCAGGGGCAGCGCGAGGAGCCGTTCGACCAGCACCGGGAGGTTCCCCGCCTCGTTGTAGGTGGGCACCACGACGGTCAGACGTGCGTCCCGCCACGGGGCGGGCAACTGCACGGGTTCGATCATGACGGACATCCTCGGTTTGCCGACAGGGTCACCTGAGAGGGTAGCCAGTTGGCCCTTCCGGGTCATAACGGCTCCCCGTTCCGCAGCGTGACTGCCCGCGCCGGCCGCCGGCGGGACGCGCGCCTCAGCGCAGGCGGCGGGCCAGACCGGCGGCCGCGAGGGCGACCGTGAGGAGGCCCACCGTGGACACCGCGGGCTTGTGGGTGCTCACCCACAGCGCCGCCGACCGGGCCCGCGCCCGGTCGGCGAAGACGCCCTCGGCGCCGTGGTCGGTGTGCCCGTCCCGCGGGCGGTCCAGGTTGTCCCGCCAGGTCACCGGGTCGATCGGGGTGTCGGTCTGCTGG is part of the Micromonospora olivasterospora genome and encodes:
- a CDS encoding SRPBCC family protein yields the protein MSGVTEHVDVAVPIRTAYDQWTQFEEFPHFMEGVQEVRQVTDTMTHWTVEIAGVKREFDAEITEQLPDERVAWHSTGGTRQAGVVTFHRLDEGNTRVTLQLEFEAHGVLEQAGDKLGLVDRRARGDLERFKQFIERRGQETGAWRGTVARPQP
- a CDS encoding DUF2795 domain-containing protein produces the protein MERGSSKHAPRVDEQMSQEVSGLVQGPGTGGSRVDESRVPEPAGEDQPEATTAPAGELRSGAPKGMSSRDVEERSRLGRFITMAALPGDREMLVANALANDAPDDVVAGLRGLPPDTVYQTVSEVWAALGNKNETTRW
- a CDS encoding YihY/virulence factor BrkB family protein, whose product is MATTTEPGTAPGGPRVRLPRRVRQLSWRTWRGVLVRGGRNFVKDNCADWAAALTYYGVLALFPSAIVVVALVGLVSDGERTVDTVIGLARDLGAGSVVGNDAFVGVVRGVVDQRGGTSALLSFGLLGALWSASGFIGAFTRASNAIYGVEEGRPFWRLRPLQIGLAAVSLVLLAVVATGLIVSGPVTDAVGDLLHAGGLARTAWSVAKWPALAAVMMVLLSLLFWIAPNVRQPRFRWLTPGGAVALLAWALASFGFGLYVANFGSYDVTYGSLGAVIAFLVWLYLSNSALMLGVQINAELQRGRALQAGDPDPTEPVLPPRAPAAS
- a CDS encoding ChaB family protein; this encodes MPGREVLPSTLRRSPEKAQRTWAKTHDSAVETYGEGQRAHRTAFAALKHEFEKVGDHWEPKGRKGPSDRQAAGGGPARRAPTAAGVDANAPKEHLMKVARRLDVRGRSKMNKPELVKAIQKANDRQTRKARGD
- a CDS encoding aldehyde dehydrogenase family protein, translating into MYNVAQLIGGVWGAGGQGGELVVHDPADGTPVSTVPVATADEVGKAVEAARDAAAEWAATDPAERAAALARAVDAVAAVAEELAEAVTAEMGKPLADARGGVAAGLGTLRQYAELAPVRGGRTLLGAGDAIDFMTPQPRGVVAAITPWNDPVAVSCGLLGAALVTGNVVLYKPSERTPATGWLLARALDAALPAGVLSLLTGGGEVGAALAGSEVDVVAHVGSTTTGRAIAAAAARTGAKALLENGGSDPLIVDADVDPVWAAEQAALGAFANAGQICVAVERIYAHRDVAEDFVAALVGRAESLRTGPGRAPETQLGPLVDRRHRDHVHGQVTAAVAEGARLRTGGTLPDGPGAFYPATVVTECRHEMALAREETFGPVAPVIVVDSFSEALRCAADSPYGLAATVLTGSMSHAQRAWRELPVGTVKVNAVFGGAPGGAAHPRRASGHGYGYGPELLDEFTATKAVHVEAPGGGHW
- a CDS encoding phytoene desaturase family protein, whose translation is MNSTGAPTGAESADAVVVGAGHNGLVAANLLADAGWDVLVLEATGAPGGAVRSAEVTAPGYLSDLYSSFYPLGYASPVLAALDLDRYGLTWTHAPDVLAHLLPDGRAAVLNRDPDATAASLAEFAPADGEHWHHAYAEWCRVAGPLLSAVTSPFPPVRGGVGLLRRLRVGGALRLARRLLVPARRLGDELFDGEGGPLLLAGCALHTDLSPEEAGSGVYGWLLAMLGQQVGWPVPVGGAQRITDALVARLAERGGRIRYGARVERVLTARGRAMGVRTVGGAAWRARRAVLADIPAPALYLDLVGPAALPPRLVEDLAHFRWDGSTLKVDWALSGPVPWTNPAVAGAGTVHVGADLDGLTTYAAGLARGEVPEHPFLLVGQMTVADPSHSPAGTESLWSYTHLPFRRTWRAEEVGAHVERMEEVLEAAAPGFRDRIVGRHVAGPADLERGDPSLVGGAIGGGTAAAYQQLFLRPIPGLGRADTPVDRLYLASSSAHPGGGVHGAPGANAARAALARARPVTGPLYARTIAAAHDAIYR
- a CDS encoding polyprenol monophosphomannose synthase, with amino-acid sequence MIEPVQLPAPWRDARLTVVVPTYNEAGNLPVLVERLLALPLPGLKVLVADDNSPDGTGEVADKLAIEHPDRVEVVHRAGKEGLGRAYVDGIGRALDGGAEYVAQMDADLSHPPEALPGMLGALLSTRAGVVIGSRYVPGGELDEAWPLYRRALSGWANLYVHTLLRVRIRDLTAGFKIWRADALRDIGLDRVQSNGYSFQVEMHYLATKLGHTILEVPIRFEERRDGISKMTTATKIESALMPFMLRTRHRNIHR